The DNA region AGATTTAGGTCTAAATGCATCAAACTTTAATAGAAAAATCAAGAAGTTTACAAAAGAAACTGGGCAAGAACTAGCAGAAAATATAAGAGATGAAACTCCTGTAAAAACTGAAAAGTTAAAAAAGGGATGGGAAGAAAAGCAACCAGAATATGATACTTATATTGTTAAAAATGAAGTTGATTATGCTACTTTAGTAAATAATGGCCATTCAACTAAAAATGGTGGCATTGTCCCTGGTTCTTTTATGGTTGAAAAGGGAATTGAAAGAACAAAAGAAAATATGACAAGTGCAAAAGCAAATTTATTTGATTGGTAGGTGATTAGTTGCTTACAAACAGAGACATTATAATAGCAGTTAATAAAAGAATCGAAAATGAGTTTAGATATATAGATATTTTTATTAATGAGGATAATATACAAGGCTTTGAGGAGGCTTGTTTTTTTGTGCAACTTTTACCTGTTTCTAATAATATTGCAAATAAAGTTTTAGATACTAAAAAGATATTCATAGATATTGAATATTACCAAAAGGCTAGAAAAAATAAATTAAATCTATACGACATACAAAGTAGATTAGAAAAAATATTTAACAGAAACATTAGAGTTAAAGATAGAAGTTTAATCATTGAGAATATATCTCCATCAATCGCAAAAGATCCTGTAGGATATAAACTAACTTTTCTAATGACTGTATCTTATTTTGAAGAAGTCTATTTTGAAGAAGTCTATTTTGAAAATGAAACATTTGAAATTATGGAAAGTGTAGATTTAGAGATAGGAAGTGATTAAATGGGTTTACCAGAAATTAATATTTCTTTTATCCAAGCAGGAAAAACTTTTGTTAAACGCTCTGGTGGTATTGTAGCGCTTATTTTAAAAGATACAAAAAATATAGGGTTAGTTGAGATAAAAGAAATAGAGGATATTCCAGAAAATTATTCTCCCACTAATTTAGATTATATAAAAATGGCTATGAAGGGAAATGTATATCCTCCAAATAAAGTATTAGTTTATACATTAGATACAGATGAATCAATAGATGATGCACTAGATTTTCTTGAAACTTGTGAGTTTAATTATCTTTGTATGCCAGATGAGACAGAACAAGATTTGCCTAAAATCAAAACGTGGATTAAGAAAATGAGAGAAGATAATAAAATAAAGGTTAAAGCTATTACTGCAAGTAATTCAGCGGATTATGAAGGTATAATAAACTTTACAGCAACTGATATTGAAGTTGAAGGTAAAAAATACACTTCAAATGAATTTCTGCCAAGAATAGCAGGTTTTATTGCAGGAACTCCATCAACTCAATCTGTAACATATGCAGAAATACCAGAAGTTACTAATATACCTAAGCTAACAAGAGCTGAAGCAAATACAAGGATAAATAATGGAGAGCTAATTTTAATAAAAGAAAGTGGAGCTATAGTAATCGCTAGAGGAGTTACATCCTTTACAACAATTACTGATTCAAAAGGTGATATATTCAAAAAGATTAAGTTGGTTGATACACTAGATCAAATTCATAACGATATTAAAAAAATAATTGTAAAAAATTATATAGGAAAAACTCAAAACACTTATGATAATAAGTGTTTACTTATTGTTGCAATACAATTATATCTTCAAGAATTAGAAAAAGATGGTTTAATTGATGAAGGTTCAACTGTAGAAATTAATTTAGATGCTCAAAGAGCATGGCTAAAAAAACAAAATATAGATATATCTAATATGGAAGAACAACAGATAAAAGAATACAATACTGACACTCTTGTATTTTTAAAAGCAAGAATTAAATTAATAGATGCAATGGAAGATGTATACTTAGACATCTCTATGTAGTTTGGAGGTTAAAATTTGAAAGCTAAAATAGATGCAAAAAGAATAATATCTGGTACTTTTGGAGAGTGTTGGCTAGATAATAAGCAACTTACATCAACAAAAGGGATGGAAGCCAAGGTTGATATAGATAAAGAAGAAATAAAATTATGTGGTCAAATAATGACCACATATAAAATGATTGGTGCAACTGGAAAAGGATCTATAACTCTTTATAAGATAAGTACCTTATTTGGCGAGTATGTCGAAAAAATGTTAAATGAAGGTAAAGAATTTAAAGTAACTATAATAAGTAAATTGCAAGACCCAGATTCATATGGTTCTGAGAGAATTGCACTTTATGGATGTATGTTTGACGACTTAACTTTGGCTGATTGGGAAGCTGCGAAAGTTGGAGAAATAGAAGTACCATTCACATTTGAAGGATTTGAAT from Clostridioides difficile ATCC 9689 = DSM 1296 includes:
- a CDS encoding phage tail terminator family protein; the encoded protein is MLTNRDIIIAVNKRIENEFRYIDIFINEDNIQGFEEACFFVQLLPVSNNIANKVLDTKKIFIDIEYYQKARKNKLNLYDIQSRLEKIFNRNIRVKDRSLIIENISPSIAKDPVGYKLTFLMTVSYFEEVYFEEVYFENETFEIMESVDLEIGSD
- a CDS encoding phage tail sheath subtilisin-like domain-containing protein → MGLPEINISFIQAGKTFVKRSGGIVALILKDTKNIGLVEIKEIEDIPENYSPTNLDYIKMAMKGNVYPPNKVLVYTLDTDESIDDALDFLETCEFNYLCMPDETEQDLPKIKTWIKKMREDNKIKVKAITASNSADYEGIINFTATDIEVEGKKYTSNEFLPRIAGFIAGTPSTQSVTYAEIPEVTNIPKLTRAEANTRINNGELILIKESGAIVIARGVTSFTTITDSKGDIFKKIKLVDTLDQIHNDIKKIIVKNYIGKTQNTYDNKCLLIVAIQLYLQELEKDGLIDEGSTVEINLDAQRAWLKKQNIDISNMEEQQIKEYNTDTLVFLKARIKLIDAMEDVYLDISM
- a CDS encoding phage tail tube protein; its protein translation is MKAKIDAKRIISGTFGECWLDNKQLTSTKGMEAKVDIDKEEIKLCGQIMTTYKMIGATGKGSITLYKISTLFGEYVEKMLNEGKEFKVTIISKLQDPDSYGSERIALYGCMFDDLTLADWEAAKVGEIEVPFTFEGFEYLDKIKEK